A genomic region of Gossypium hirsutum isolate 1008001.06 chromosome D01, Gossypium_hirsutum_v2.1, whole genome shotgun sequence contains the following coding sequences:
- the LOC121213924 gene encoding 40S ribosomal protein S5: protein MVTAIAAPANASLQDPTKSHPDVKLFNRWSFEEVQVSDISLSDYIGVQPSKHATYVSHTTGRYSVKRFRKVQCPIVERLTNSLMMHGRNNGKKLMAVRIVKHAMEIIYLLTDQNPIQVIVDAIINSGPREDATRIGSVGVVRRQAVDISPLRRVNQVIYLLTTSACESAFRNIKTIAECLVDELINAAKGSSNSYAIKKKEEIERVAKANR from the exons ATGGTGACAGCCATTGCAGCCCCTGCCAACGCGTCACTGCAAGACCCAACCAAGTCTCACCCTGACGTCAAGCTCTTCAATCGCTGGAGCTTCGAGGAAGTTCaa gtTTCTGATATCTCTTTGAGTGACTACATTGGTGTTCAACCTTCCAAACATGCAACCTATGTGTCACACACTACTGGGAGGTACTCAGTTAAGCGTTTTAGAAAGGTTCAGTGCCCCATTGTTGAGAGGCTTACAAACTCATTGATGATGCATGGCCGAAACAATGGAAAGAAACTTATGGCAGTCAGGATTGTGAAGCATGCTATGGAAATTATTTATCTCCTGACTGATCAGAACCCAATTCAAGTCATTGTTGATGCCATTATCAACAG TGGACCTCGTGAAGATGCTACTCGTATTGGTTCTGTTGGTGTTGTGAGGCGTCAGGCTGTTGATATTTCTCCTCTTCGTCGAGTGAATCAGGTCATCTATCTCCTCACCACTAGTGCTTGTGAGTCTGCATTCAGAAACATTAAAACTATCGCTGAATGTTTGGTTGATGAGCTTATTAACGCAGCAAAGGGATCATCTAACAG CTATGCCATCAAGAAGAAGGAAGAAATCGAGAGAGTTGCCAAGGCCAATCGTTGA